Within Candidatus Zixiibacteriota bacterium, the genomic segment CGAGCCTTTCGTGGAAAGCAACGAGGAAACCTGGGACAAGATCATCGCCATCAATTTCAAGTCGGTGCTTCACACCTGCCGCGCGGTGCTGCCGCACATGATCGCCCGCGGCGCCGGCAAGGTCGTCAACATCGCCTCGGACGCCGGCCGGGTAGGCTCGTCCTGGGAGGCGGTCTATTCCGGGACCAAGGGGGCCGTGATCGCCTTCTCGAAGACGCTGGCGCGCGAGGTGGCGCGCTACAAGATCAACGTGAACGTGGTCTGCCCCGGAATGACCGACACGCCGCTGCTGCAGGCGATCCGGGCCCAGTCGCCGCAAACCGAAAGAATCGTGGAAGCGGTGATCAAGGCGACGCCGTTCCGCCGCGCGGCCAAGCCGGAAGAGATCGCCGACGCCGTCCGCTTCCTGGCCTCGTCGTCCGCCGACTTCATCACCGGACAGACCCTGAGCGTGAGCGGAGGGTTGACGATGGTGTGAGCGCCCTTCGCTCTCCCGCGAGGGTGCGACCGGAAAGGAGACGGAGATGCGCGATGGCGTGAAAGCGATCGACTTCATGTACTACGTGGCGACGCCCGAGTTCATCGCCAGGTGGAACGAGGCCAAGAAGGGAGAGCTCATCTGCCGGATGGAGAGGGCCATCGGAGGGCTGCCCCAGTACGACAGCATCGACGCGATGGTCGCCAAGATGGACGAAGCCGGCGTCGACAAGGTCTTCATCACCCAGTGCAAGATGTGGTCGTACCGCAACAAGTGGATGTACATGGACACGAAGCTGGAGGAGGTCGCGCAGTACCTCGAGCGCTATCCCGACCGCTTCGTCGGGCTGGCCGGCTACAACCCGTTTCGCATCAAGGAATCGCTGGCGGAGATCGAGCGCGCGGTGAAGGAGCACGGCTTCAAGGGCGTCTACGTTCACATCTACGGCTTCGACATCCCCCTGCACGACGCCAAGATGTATCCGCTTTACGCCAAGTGCGCCGAGCTCGACGTTCCGGTCTCCATGCAGGTCGGCCACGTGCTCGAGGCGATGCCGAGCGAGCACGCGCGGCCGATCTACCTGGATCGCATCGCCAGCGATTTTCCCGACCTGAAAATCGTCGGCGCCCACACCGGGTGGCCCTGGGTCGAGGAGCTGATCTCGGTTTGCTACAAGTGGGACAACGTCTACTTCGGCATCGACGCCTGGATGCCGAAGTACCTCAAGCCCGAAATCATCCACTACATCAACAGCCGCATGGGGCAGGACCGCTCCCTGTGGGGGACCAACGGCCTGCCGTGGAAGGAAAGCCTCGAGCAGATCGAAGCTTTGGGATTGAGGGAGGAGGCGAAGAAAAAACTCCTCCGCGACAACGCCGTTCAGTTGTTCCGGCTGGCCTAGCCGGGGCACGGGAAGACGATCGCGGAGCCCGGGGAGAACGAGATGAGTTATCGCAGCTTCGTTTTCGAGGTCGACGACGGCATCGCCACCGCGCGCCTGAACGATCCGGAAAGGCTCAACGCGCTGACGTTCGAGACCTATGCCGAGCTCGAGAAGATGACGGCCGACCTGGCGCGCGACGACGCGGTCAAGGTGCTCGTCCTCACCGGCACCGGCAAGGGATTCTGCTCCGGCGGGAGCGTCCACGACATCATCGGCCCGCTGCTCAGGATGAAGGGCGAGGAGCTCTACCGGTTCACCCGCATGACCTGCAACGTCGTGGAGAACATGCGCAACCTCAAGAAGCCGATCGTCGCCGCGGTGAACGGCATCGCGGCCGGCGCGGGCGCGATGTTGATGCTCGCTTCCGACCTCCGCATCTTTTCGGAGAGCGCCAAGGCTTCGTTCCTTTTCGTCAAGGTGGGGCTCGCCGGAGCCGACATGGGAGCCCTGTATCTCCTGCCCCGGATCGTGGGCCTGGGCAGGGCGACGGAGCTGGTCTACCTGGGCGATACCATCGACGCGCAGGAGGCCTATCGCATCGGCTTGGCCAACCGGGTCGTTCCCGGGGAGCGCTTGATGGAAGAGGCCTATGCGCTGGCGCGGCGGCTCAAGGAAGGTCCGCTCTACGCGCTCGGCGTCACCAAGGAGCTGCTCAACTTCGAGGCCCACACGGATCTCAAAACCGCGCTGGAGATGGAAGCGATGGCCCAGGCGCGATGTATGGAGACCGCCGACTTTCAGGAAGGCTACCGGGCGTTCGTCGAAAAGCGCCCGCCGAAATTCAATCAGAAGTGAACGCCCCGGAGGTAAACCGCTTATGGCAAAAGACGTCTACGTGAGGAACCTGGACAAGAGCGACCTCGCGACCATCGTCGATATCGAGGAACGCGTGACCGGTGTCGCCCGCCGGGACTACTGGGAGAAAAGAATCGAGATCTCCGAGGCGATCCGCCCGCACTGGGCCTCCCTGGTCGCCGAGCTGGACAACCGCGTCGTCGGCTTTCTCCTGGGGCGCGCCGGCGAGCTGGAGTTCGGGCTTCCGGGAACGGTCGCCTGGATCGAGATCATCGGCGTCGACCCCGTCTACCGCCATCGCGGCGTCGCCCGGGCTCTGGTGGAGCGTTTCGCCGCGTCGGCCGAAGACCACGGCGTCAAGACCATCTTCACCCTGATCGACAACCAGCAATCGGACATCAAGGAGTTCTTCAGCCGCCTCGGCTTCGTGCAGGGCAAGATGGTCCACTTCGTCAAGGAGATCACGACCTGACGCGGGGCTCCATGGATTTCGAGCTGCCGGAAGAGATCGCCGCCGTCAGGGATCTGGCGCGCGAGTTCGCCGACAAGGAGATCGCCCCGACCGCCGCTCAGGACGATCGAAACCACGTCTTTCGCCGCGACCTGATCGCCAAAATGGGCGAGCTGGGGTTTTTCGGCTGCCTCATCCCCGAAGAATACGGGGGAAACGGCCTGGGATTCCTCGGCCACGCCGTCATCTCGGAGGAGATCGCGCGCGCCCACAGCGCCATCCGCGTCTATCTCAACATGCAGGCGGGACCGGCGGTGACCCTTCTCGAGTTCGGCACCGAGGAGCAAAAACGGGCTTACATTCCGGCGCTGGTCTCGGGGGGCTCCCTGGGCTGTTTTGCGATCACGGAGCCCGATGCCGGGTCCGACGTCGCGGGCATGAGGGCGACGGCGGCGCGCAACGGGCGCGGCTACGTGTTGAACGGGACCAAGACCTGGATCTCGAACGCCACCGTGGCCGACTCGGGCATCGTTTTCGCGTACACCGACCGGGCGCTCGGGCACCGCGGCATGTCCGCTTTCTACGTCGACCTCAATCGCCCGGGGGTCAGCCGGCGCGAGCTCGGCAAGATGGGTACCCACGCCTCGCCCACCGGCGAGCTGACCTTCGAGGATTTCGAGATCGCCGGGGAAAACCGCGTCGGCGCCGAAGGGGACGGTTTCCGGATCTGCATGCGCCACCTCAACCACACGCGCTTGAGCTGCGCGGCGGGCGCGCTGGGCCTGGCTCGGGCCGCCCGCGAGGCCGTGCTGGACTACTCGAACCAGAGAAAGCAGTTCGGCCGGCGCATCGGCGAGTTCCAGATGAACCAGGACCTGATCGCCCAGATGACGGTCCAGGAGGAATCCGCCCGCTTGCTCGTCTATCGGGCCGCCTGGCTCGCCGACCGCGGGCGGCCGAACAACCTCGAGGTCTCCGTCGCCAAGTACGCGGCGGCCGAGGCCGCGGCCTTCAACGCGGACGCGGCGGTAAGAATTCTCGGCGCCTACGGCTACTCCACGGAATTCCCGGTCGAGCGCTACCTGCGCGACGCCAAGGCGTATCAGATCGTGGAGGGGTCGGCGAACATCCACAAGCTCATCATCGCCCAGGATGCTCTCGGCTACAGGAGGGCGAACCGTTGAGGCGTCCGGGCTCTCTGAGGTGAAACGTGTTGGCGGTCGCTTTACAGAAACGGCCCATCCGATCGAGGATCGTGTACGGCCCCGTGCGCTCCCGACGGCTCGGTTTCTCCCTCGGGGTCAACCTCATGCCGTCGCGGTACAAGCTCTGCTCGTTCAACTGTCTGTGCTGCCCCTACAGCTGGACCTGCCGGGCGACGGCTCCGCCGGGCGATCGGCTCAAGGACACGCCGCCGCCCGACAAGGTCCTCGGCGCGCTCGAGAACG encodes:
- a CDS encoding SDR family NAD(P)-dependent oxidoreductase is translated as MSLRNKTAIVTGGASGIGRATVLALALDGARVAVADIAADNANRVRDEATDCGFAPAIACPVDLTKRAEVERMVETVLKEFGQIDILVNCAGWDRLEPFVESNEETWDKIIAINFKSVLHTCRAVLPHMIARGAGKVVNIASDAGRVGSSWEAVYSGTKGAVIAFSKTLAREVARYKINVNVVCPGMTDTPLLQAIRAQSPQTERIVEAVIKATPFRRAAKPEEIADAVRFLASSSADFITGQTLSVSGGLTMV
- a CDS encoding enoyl-CoA hydratase family protein yields the protein MSYRSFVFEVDDGIATARLNDPERLNALTFETYAELEKMTADLARDDAVKVLVLTGTGKGFCSGGSVHDIIGPLLRMKGEELYRFTRMTCNVVENMRNLKKPIVAAVNGIAAGAGAMLMLASDLRIFSESAKASFLFVKVGLAGADMGALYLLPRIVGLGRATELVYLGDTIDAQEAYRIGLANRVVPGERLMEEAYALARRLKEGPLYALGVTKELLNFEAHTDLKTALEMEAMAQARCMETADFQEGYRAFVEKRPPKFNQK
- a CDS encoding amidohydrolase family protein; the encoded protein is MRDGVKAIDFMYYVATPEFIARWNEAKKGELICRMERAIGGLPQYDSIDAMVAKMDEAGVDKVFITQCKMWSYRNKWMYMDTKLEEVAQYLERYPDRFVGLAGYNPFRIKESLAEIERAVKEHGFKGVYVHIYGFDIPLHDAKMYPLYAKCAELDVPVSMQVGHVLEAMPSEHARPIYLDRIASDFPDLKIVGAHTGWPWVEELISVCYKWDNVYFGIDAWMPKYLKPEIIHYINSRMGQDRSLWGTNGLPWKESLEQIEALGLREEAKKKLLRDNAVQLFRLA
- the acd gene encoding glutaryl-CoA dehydrogenase Acd, producing the protein MDFELPEEIAAVRDLAREFADKEIAPTAAQDDRNHVFRRDLIAKMGELGFFGCLIPEEYGGNGLGFLGHAVISEEIARAHSAIRVYLNMQAGPAVTLLEFGTEEQKRAYIPALVSGGSLGCFAITEPDAGSDVAGMRATAARNGRGYVLNGTKTWISNATVADSGIVFAYTDRALGHRGMSAFYVDLNRPGVSRRELGKMGTHASPTGELTFEDFEIAGENRVGAEGDGFRICMRHLNHTRLSCAAGALGLARAAREAVLDYSNQRKQFGRRIGEFQMNQDLIAQMTVQEESARLLVYRAAWLADRGRPNNLEVSVAKYAAAEAAAFNADAAVRILGAYGYSTEFPVERYLRDAKAYQIVEGSANIHKLIIAQDALGYRRANR
- a CDS encoding GNAT family N-acetyltransferase produces the protein MAKDVYVRNLDKSDLATIVDIEERVTGVARRDYWEKRIEISEAIRPHWASLVAELDNRVVGFLLGRAGELEFGLPGTVAWIEIIGVDPVYRHRGVARALVERFAASAEDHGVKTIFTLIDNQQSDIKEFFSRLGFVQGKMVHFVKEITT